A stretch of Ipomoea triloba cultivar NCNSP0323 chromosome 13, ASM357664v1 DNA encodes these proteins:
- the LOC116001603 gene encoding alpha-1,3/1,6-mannosyltransferase ALG2-like: MEKRDSSKMNIAIIHPDLGIGGAERLIVDAAVELASYGHNVHVFTAHHDKNRCFEETLSGTFSVNVYGSFLPRHIFYRLHAVCAYLRCIFVALSLLFLWPSFDIILADQVSVVIPLLKLKKSMKVVFYCHFPDLLLAQHTTILRRMYRKPIDFIEEMTTGMADLILVNSRFTASTFANTFKHLNARGVRPAVLYPTVNVDQFSKPNATTKLNFLSINRFERKKNIELAISAFARLHNHELNDYQCANVADASLTIVGGFDKRLRENVEYLEELKVLAERQGVSDRVRFITSCSTAERNVLLAECLCVLYTPKDEHFGIVPLEAMAAYKPVIACNSGGPVETVKNGETGFLCDPTPQDFCSAMANFIRDPTLAATMGQNACQHVTDSFSTKIFGRHINTYLVGVARGKED, encoded by the exons ATGGAGAAGAGAGACAGCTCGAAGATGAATATCGCGATTATCCATCCCGATCTTGGAATCG GAGGAGCTGAAAGGCTAATTGTTGATGCTGCTGTTGAACTTGCATCCTATGGACATAATGTTCATGTTTTTACAGCACACCATGACAAAAATCGCTGTTTTGAGGAGACTCTTTCTG GCACCTTTTCTGTAAATGTATATGGATCATTCCTACCCCGGCATATATTTTATAGACTCCATGCAGTATGTGCATATTTGCGATGCATTTTCGTTGCTCTCTCTCTGCTGTTTCTGTGGCCATCGTTTGACATTATACTGGCTGATCAAGTTTCTGTTGTCATTCCACTTTTGAAGCTAAAAAAGTCAATGAAG GTTGTTTTCTACTGCCATTTTCCAGATCTTTTACTGGCTCAGCATACAACCATTCTTAGGAGGATGTATCGGAAGCCTATAGATTTTATAGAAGAAATGACAACAG GTATGGCTGATTTGATCCTAGTTAATAGCAGATTTACTGCATCCACTTTTGCAAACACATTTAAGCATTTAAATGCACGTGGAGTTAGACCGGCTGTGCTATACCCAACAGTGAATGTTGATCAGTTCAGCAAACCTAATGCTACTACTAA GTTAAACTTTCTATCCATCAACCGCtttgaaaggaaaaagaatATAGAGTTGGCAATCTCTGCATTTGCCAGGCTCCATAATCATGAATTGAACGATTATCAATGTGCTAACGTGGCTGATGCTTCATTGACTATTGTAG GTGGCTTTGATAAGCGCCTCAGAGAGAATGTTGAATACCTGGAAGAGTTGAAGGTCTTGGCTGAAAGACAAGGTGTTTCTGACCGGGTTAGGTTCATTACATCTTGCTCTACTGCTGAAAGAAACGTGCTTCTTGCTGAATGCCTGTGCGTTCTTTATACACCCAAG GATGAGCATTTCGGCATTGTCCCTTTGGAAGCAATGGCAGCATATAAACCCGTAATAGCATGCAACAGTGGGGGCCCAGTAGAGACGGTGAAGAATGGTGAGACAGGCTTCCTCTGTGATCCTACCCCGCAAGACTTCTGTTCAGCCATGGCTAATTTCATCCGAGATCCTACTCTGGCAGCAACGATGGGCCAGAATGCTTGCCAGCATGTCACCGACTCATTCTCAACCAAAATATTTGGCCGCCATATCAACACCTATCTTGTTGGTGTTGCTCGAGGGAAGGAGGACTGA
- the LOC116001426 gene encoding uncharacterized protein LOC116001426 produces MGNNSELIESLLRQMSSTFKIRDLGRPSFFLGIEVLAYNSGLLLSQKRYMLDILARAGMTDCKALATPATVSTTAVPSAEPFDNPTQYRRIVGALQYLTITRPDLSYSDNRLCQFMHSPTEEHWGLLKRVCRYAKGTLDLGLHLTPSTRFDIHAYSDSDWAGCPVDRKSTSGYAVFIGNNLISWVSRKQRTVACSSTEAEYKGLADVAAEVTWLVSLLNELRLHSGQPATLWCDNLGATYLAANPVFHARTKHVEIDYHFVRDKVASGDLVVNFVSTQEQLADIFTKPLPVRRFQALRSKLNVAAYQPCA; encoded by the coding sequence ATGGGGAACAATTCTGAGTTGATTGAGTCCTTGCTACGTCAGATGTCTTCTACATTCAAGATTCGAGATCTGGGCAGACCTAGTTTTTTCCTGGGCATTGAGGTATTGGCTTATAACAGTGGTCTCTTGCTCTCTCAGAAGCGTTACATGCTGGATATCTTAGCCCGGGCTGGAATGACTGACTGCAAAGCTCTAGCAACACCAGCTACTGTGTCTACAACCGCTGTCCCAAGTGCTGAGCCTTTTGACAATCCAACTCAGTATCGCCGTATTGTCGGTGCCCTTCAGTATCTTACTATTACTCGGCCTGATCTTTCCTACTCAGACAATCGTTTGTGTCAGTTTATGCATTCACCGACAGAGGAACACTGGGGTCTACTCAAGCGGGTTTGTCGTTATGCTAAAGGGACGCTTGATCTGGGACTACATCTCACTCCGTCCACCCGCTTTGACATCCATGCATACTCTGACTCAGATTGGGCCGGGTGTCCAGTTGACAGGAAGTCTACTAGTGGTTATGCCGTTTTTATTGGTAACAATCTCATATCGTGGGTCTCACGCAAGCAGCGTACAGTTGCTTGTTCGTCTACCGAGGCTGAGTACAAAGGCCTTGCCGATGTTGCGGCTGAAGTTACTTGGTTGGTGTCGTTGCTTAATGAACTCCGGTTACACTCAGGCCAGCCGGCAACCCTCTGGTGTGATAATCTCGGTGCTACTTATCTGGCTGCTAATCCCGTCTTTCACGCAAGAACCAAGCATGTTGAAATCGACTATCACTTCGTCCGAGATAAGGTTGCTTCAGGAGATTTGGTAGTCAACTTCGTGTCTACTCAGGAACAGTTGGCGGACATCTTTACTAAACCACTACCAGTGAGACGTTTTCAAGCTCTGCGCTCCAAGCTCAATGTTGCTGCCTatcaaccttgtgcttga